The following coding sequences are from one Maniola jurtina chromosome 14, ilManJurt1.1, whole genome shotgun sequence window:
- the LOC123872053 gene encoding glycine-rich RNA-binding protein 2-like, with product MAVYNFHNILLFIILLQVFQNTTNGLELTKRSENIQDLRYIKPKKEIEIKNIQSDVAEQSKHSRVKRQFGFGPYPYYYGPGYYRRPIAIPIIVGGGIIGGGFGGFGPGGFGGRGFGGRGFGGRGFGGRGFGGRGFGGRGFGGRGGFGGRGGRG from the exons ATGGCAGTCTAT AATTTTCACAATATCCTTTTATTCATCATTTTACtacaagtttttcaaaataccacAAATGGATTAGAACTAACAAAACGAAGCGAAAACATTCAAGATTTACGGtatataaaaccaaaaaaagaaatagaaataaaaaatatccaaaGTGATGTTGCTGAACAAAGCAAACATTCGCGGGTGAAAAGGCAATTTGGTTTTGGTCCCTATCCGTATTATTATGGACCAG GTTATTATAGGCGTCCCATAGCTATACCAATAATCGTTGGCGGAGGAATAATTGGCGGAGGTTTTGGGGGTTTCGGGCCTGGTGGTTTTGGAGGTCGAGGTTTTGGCGGAAGAGGCTTTGGAGGAAGAGGTTTTGGCGGTAGAGGCTTTGGCGGAAGAGGTTTTGGTGGTAGGGGCTTTGGAGGTAGAGGAGGTTTTGGTGGACGTGGTGGTCGCGGATAG